A window from Macaca fascicularis isolate 582-1 chromosome 20, T2T-MFA8v1.1 encodes these proteins:
- the CDIPT gene encoding CDP-diacylglycerol--inositol 3-phosphatidyltransferase isoform X2 — protein sequence MPGLSSPSFLSTSCPAAPSRPPPSTCSAACWTLSMDTLLALLIKAGGHFQSSFTPCMRVINQIWAPVLQSLCHNSPCPPNLPGTRFGAMLDMLTDRCSTMCLLVNLALLYPRATLFFQLSMSLDVASHWLHLHSSVVRGSESHKMIDLSGNPVLRIYYTSRPALFTLCAGNELFYCLLYLLHFSEGPLVGSVGLFRMGLWVTAPIALLKSLISVIHLITAARNMAALDAADRAKKK from the exons ATGCCCGGATTGTCTTCGCCATCATTTCTTTCTACTTCATGCCCTGCTGCCCCCTCACGGCCTCCTCCTTCTACCTGCTCAGCTGCCTGCTGGACGCTTTCGATGGACACGCTGCTCGCGCTCTTAATCAAG GCAGGTGGACACTTCCAGTCTTCGTTTACACCCTGCATGAGAGTGATAAACCAAATATGGGCACCTGTCCTGCAGTCTCTGTGCCATAATAGCCCCTGCCCACCTAATCTTCCAGGAACTCGGTTTGGGGCCATGCTGGACATGCTGACGGACCGCTGCTCCACCATGTGCCTGTTGGTCAACCTGGCCCTGCTGTACCCTCGAGCCACGCTGTTCTTCCAACTCAGCATGAGTTTGGATGTGGCCAGTCACTGGCTGCACCTCCACAG TTCTGTGGTCCGAGGCAGTGAGAGTCACAAGATGATCGACTTGTCCGGGAATCCAGTGCTTCGGATCTATTACACCTCGAGG CCTGCTCTGTTCACCTTGTGTGCTGGGAATGAGCTCTTCTACTGCCTCCTCTACCTGTTGCATTTCTCTGAGGGACCTTTAG TTGGCTCCGTGGGACTGTTCCGGATGGGCCTCTGGGTCACTGCCCCCATTGCCTTGCTGAAGTCGCTCATCAGTGTCATCCACCTGATCACAGCTGCCCGCAACATGGCTGCCCTAGACGCAGCAGACCGCGCCAAGAAGAAGTGA
- the CDIPT gene encoding CDP-diacylglycerol--inositol 3-phosphatidyltransferase isoform X3 yields the protein MPDENIFLFVPNLIGYARIVFAIISFYFMPCCPLTASSFYLLSCLLDAFDGHAARALNQGTRFGAMLDMLTDRCSTMCLLVNLALLYPRATLFFQLSMSLDVASHWLHLHSSVVRGSESHKMIDLSGNPVLRIYYTSRPALFTLCAGNELFYCLLYLLHFSEGPLVGSVGLFRMGLWVTAPIALLKSLISVIHLITAARNMAALDAADRAKKK from the exons ATGCCAGACGAAAATATCTTCCTGTTCGTGCCCAACCTCATCG GTTATGCCCGGATTGTCTTCGCCATCATTTCTTTCTACTTCATGCCCTGCTGCCCCCTCACGGCCTCCTCCTTCTACCTGCTCAGCTGCCTGCTGGACGCTTTCGATGGACACGCTGCTCGCGCTCTTAATCAAG GAACTCGGTTTGGGGCCATGCTGGACATGCTGACGGACCGCTGCTCCACCATGTGCCTGTTGGTCAACCTGGCCCTGCTGTACCCTCGAGCCACGCTGTTCTTCCAACTCAGCATGAGTTTGGATGTGGCCAGTCACTGGCTGCACCTCCACAG TTCTGTGGTCCGAGGCAGTGAGAGTCACAAGATGATCGACTTGTCCGGGAATCCAGTGCTTCGGATCTATTACACCTCGAGG CCTGCTCTGTTCACCTTGTGTGCTGGGAATGAGCTCTTCTACTGCCTCCTCTACCTGTTGCATTTCTCTGAGGGACCTTTAG TTGGCTCCGTGGGACTGTTCCGGATGGGCCTCTGGGTCACTGCCCCCATTGCCTTGCTGAAGTCGCTCATCAGTGTCATCCACCTGATCACAGCTGCCCGCAACATGGCTGCCCTAGACGCAGCAGACCGCGCCAAGAAGAAGTGA
- the CDIPT gene encoding CDP-diacylglycerol--inositol 3-phosphatidyltransferase isoform X1, with the protein MALGGLTNFLICSSDPTLRLPPRHQVSFSSPGALVLGLMSCRHSFPLLLPCSLHSHAFLSSCHGDLCPLTSHTARFPTCVPPQAGGHFQSSFTPCMRVINQIWAPVLQSLCHNSPCPPNLPGTRFGAMLDMLTDRCSTMCLLVNLALLYPRATLFFQLSMSLDVASHWLHLHSSVVRGSESHKMIDLSGNPVLRIYYTSRPALFTLCAGNELFYCLLYLLHFSEGPLVGSVGLFRMGLWVTAPIALLKSLISVIHLITAARNMAALDAADRAKKK; encoded by the exons ATGGCTCTTGGAGGGttgactaattttttaatctgTTCTTCAGACCCAACTCTAAGGCTTCCCCCGAGGCATCAAGTCTCTTTTTCTAGCCCTGGAGCCTTGGTTCTGGGGTTGATGAGCTGCAGACATAGCTTTCCTCTCCTCCTACCCTGTTCCCTTCACTCTCATGCCTTTCTCAGTTCATGCCATGGTGACCTTTGCCCACTTACCTCACACACAGCCCGTTTTCCAACCTGCGTTCCTCCCCAGGCAGGTGGACACTTCCAGTCTTCGTTTACACCCTGCATGAGAGTGATAAACCAAATATGGGCACCTGTCCTGCAGTCTCTGTGCCATAATAGCCCCTGCCCACCTAATCTTCCAGGAACTCGGTTTGGGGCCATGCTGGACATGCTGACGGACCGCTGCTCCACCATGTGCCTGTTGGTCAACCTGGCCCTGCTGTACCCTCGAGCCACGCTGTTCTTCCAACTCAGCATGAGTTTGGATGTGGCCAGTCACTGGCTGCACCTCCACAG TTCTGTGGTCCGAGGCAGTGAGAGTCACAAGATGATCGACTTGTCCGGGAATCCAGTGCTTCGGATCTATTACACCTCGAGG CCTGCTCTGTTCACCTTGTGTGCTGGGAATGAGCTCTTCTACTGCCTCCTCTACCTGTTGCATTTCTCTGAGGGACCTTTAG TTGGCTCCGTGGGACTGTTCCGGATGGGCCTCTGGGTCACTGCCCCCATTGCCTTGCTGAAGTCGCTCATCAGTGTCATCCACCTGATCACAGCTGCCCGCAACATGGCTGCCCTAGACGCAGCAGACCGCGCCAAGAAGAAGTGA
- the CDIPT gene encoding CDP-diacylglycerol--inositol 3-phosphatidyltransferase isoform X4, which produces MPGLSSPSFLSTSCPAAPSRPPPSTCSAACWTLSMDTLLALLIKPALFTLCAGNELFYCLLYLLHFSEGPLVGSVGLFRMGLWVTAPIALLKSLISVIHLITAARNMAALDAADRAKKK; this is translated from the exons ATGCCCGGATTGTCTTCGCCATCATTTCTTTCTACTTCATGCCCTGCTGCCCCCTCACGGCCTCCTCCTTCTACCTGCTCAGCTGCCTGCTGGACGCTTTCGATGGACACGCTGCTCGCGCTCTTAATCAAG CCTGCTCTGTTCACCTTGTGTGCTGGGAATGAGCTCTTCTACTGCCTCCTCTACCTGTTGCATTTCTCTGAGGGACCTTTAG TTGGCTCCGTGGGACTGTTCCGGATGGGCCTCTGGGTCACTGCCCCCATTGCCTTGCTGAAGTCGCTCATCAGTGTCATCCACCTGATCACAGCTGCCCGCAACATGGCTGCCCTAGACGCAGCAGACCGCGCCAAGAAGAAGTGA